A region from the Aegilops tauschii subsp. strangulata cultivar AL8/78 chromosome 5, Aet v6.0, whole genome shotgun sequence genome encodes:
- the LOC109739738 gene encoding nascent polypeptide-associated complex subunit beta, protein MNKERLMKMAGAVRTGGKGTVRRKKKAVHKTATTDDKRLQSTLKRVGVNTIPAIEEVNIFKDDLVIQFLNPKVQASIAANTWVVSGTPQTKKLQDVLPSIINQLGPDNMEHLKRIAEEMQKQVAAAGAIQPKEENDDDVPELVPGETFEEVAQETKA, encoded by the exons ATGAACAAGGAGAGGCTCATGAAGATGGCCGGCGCCGTCCGCACCGGCGGCAAGGGCACCGTGCGCCG GAAGAAGAAGGCGGTGCACAAGACGGCGACCACGGACGACAAGCGGCTGCAGAGCACGCTCAAGAGGGTGGGCGTCAACACCATCCCCGCCATCGAGGAGGTCAACATCTTCAAGGACGACCTCGTCATCCAGTTCCTCAACCCCAAAG TGCAAGCGTCCATCGCCGCAAACACATGGGTGGTCAGCGGGACTCCCCAGACCAAGA AGCTACAAGATGTTCTTCCTTCGATCATCAACCAATTGG GCCCTGACAACATGGAGCACCTGAAGAGGATTGCTGAGGAGATGCAGAAGCAGGTGGCTGCTGCGGGCGCCATCCAGCCCAAGGAGGAGAACGACGACGATGTTCCGGAGCTCGTTCCCGGAGAGACCTTTGAGGAGGTAGCCCAGGAGACAAAAGCCTGA